One Simkaniaceae bacterium genomic window, TTCAAAACATTTATTTAAAAGGCAAATTCATGGATACACCCTCTTCTTTTGAAAGTTTTAACTTGCACCCGTCTATTTTAGAGCGGATTACCGATGCCGGATTTACTGCACCCACCCCAATTCAAAGAGATGTGATGGGCCCCATCATCGATGGACGAGACCTCATTGCAAAATCCCAAACCGGATCGGGAAAAACGGCTGCTTTTGCCCTCCCCTCTTTAAACCGACTCATTGAAAACCCGGATGTGAAAATTCTAGTGATCACCCCAACAAGAGAACTTGCCCTTCAAGTAAAGGAAGAAATCGCCTTCTTTGCTAAAAATCTCAGACTTTTACCAACGGCTGTCTTTGGAGGAGAATCTCTAACGCACCAACTCAAACGCCTCAAGCAAGACAACCGCGTTATCGTGGCAACACCGGGACGACTTCTCGATCTATATCGATCCAATCACTTAAAGACATTTAATCCGTCGATTGTCATTCTTGACGAAGCGGATGAAATGCTCAACATGGGTTTTTTAGAAGATATCCAAGATATTTTTTCCTATATTCCCGAAGAGAGACAAACACTTTTATTTTCTGCTACAATGCCCCCTGAAATTAGAAAGCTTTCTAAAAAGCTCTTAAATGATCCTCTTTCATTTGATCATCAATCAAAAGAAAATACACATACTGATATTGAGCAGGAATACTATTTGATTAAACCCGAACAGCGCACGCTTGCTCTCATCCGCATCATGCAATTTTTGATGCCCACTAAATCCATTGTTTTTTGCAATACAAAGAAACAAGTGGATGAACTTTCTGCAAAACTTATCGATCTAGGGATGCCTACACTTCGCCTTCATGGAGACATGCAACAAAAAGAGCGCCAAAGCGTTATCAAAGCCTTTCGAGAAAATCCTCAGGGCTGTCTCATTGCAACGGATGTCGCCGGAAGAGGAATCAACGTCCCTGATGTGACACACGTTTTCAATTTTGAGCTCCCTTTTTCTCGTGAAAGCTATACCCACCGGATCGGCCGCACAGGGCGCGCCGGCAACAAAGGAATGGCCATTACCCTGATTACAAACCGCGAAATCGGATTTCTCAAGAAAACAGTTAACGCACAAGATCGCCACCTTGAATTCGCGCAACTTCCCCAACTCGATCAAATCAAAGCCAAACAACAACATCAGATTTTAGCTACAATCCAAGAGATTGAAATCCACCATGAAGCTAAAAACCTCTTTAATACACTTAATGATCTCATGCCTCTTGAAGAACTCTCCCTACGCCTGATTTCAAAACATATTCAAGGCAAAGACCTATCCGGCCAAGATGAGCTCATCGACCCGAAATACGCCTCTCAGGATGCAAAACCCAACAAAAGAAGAGACAACCGCTCCTTCAAAAATGAGCGCACAAAAAGACGCCGCTTCTCTAACTCTAAGAGATAACTTATCTCATTTTATACCGAAATGACTGAAAAATCGTAAATAACCACCTTATTTCCCGATTCTTCAGTCTTTTTCGGTATATAAATTCTAAGAGACAACGCAACAAGAAGAGGTTCCGGCCGGAGTCCGGCCAATTTCAATTTCTTCCAGATGTCGCAGATGCTTTAATCCACGGATGTCGCGTAAATTTTCTGCTCCATAAGCACTAAACCTTCGAAGAGCAGTGCACCCCGTAGGGGCTGCTTCAACCCACGTCCTATCTATATCAATTCTTTCCAGATGCTGCAAGCCATTCAGCCCGCTGATATCGCGCAATTTTCGAACAGTCAAAAATCGATTCATCGGCAGCTCATTCGCGCTATCATTTAGTGTTACGGTGGAATGGATAGATCTGGCATCGTACCCGGAATTAGCAATAAAGACTTGAAGAGCTGTGCACCCTATAGGGGCTGCTTCAACTAATGTGTAAGTGATATCAATTGCTTTTAGATGCTGTAAGCCATTCAGCCCGCTAATATTGTGCAAATAATATGCCCCATAGGCTGCAAATCTTCGAAGAGCAGTGCATCCAATAGGAGCTGATTCAATAAAAGTTCTTGAGATATCAATTTCTTCCAGATATGGAAGATCATTCAACCCGCTAATGTCGCGTAGAGAGCCTGCTCCATAGGCAATAAATTTTCGAAGAGCAATGCATCCCGTAGGAGCTGCCTCAACATAAGTATCTGTGATATTAATTTCTTCCAGATATAGAAGATCATTCAGCCCGCTGATATCGCGAAAGCTTGAATCACGATATCTCGAATAATCGGCAGTAAATTTTTGAAGAGCGATGCATCCCGTGGGAGCTGCTTCAACAAGAGTACCTGAAACATTAATTTCCTTCAGATAGCGCAATCCGTTTAGTCCGCTGATATCGCGCAACCTACTGCCTTCGCAAGTGAATTTTTTAAGAGCTGTGCATCCCCTAGGAGCTGCTTCAATAAAATTGCTAACCCCATTAGTGATATGAATTTCTTCTAAATCCGGCAGACCATTTAGTCCGCTGATATCACGTAATTTAGTTGTTCTCAAAGCGTCAAGTCTTCGAAGAGCAGTGCACCCTGTAGGGACTACTTCAACAAGAGCACCTGTCATACCGATATGCATTAACCGTGGCGCATCATTTAATGCACTGAGGTCCTGAAGAGTGGGGGATATTGAGTCAAGAACTCTGAGTGATGCATTCCATTGGGGCGGAATAGAGGTCACTCGTGCATTATAAGGAAGGTAAAGGGCATCAATATTAGGAAATACTATTGAGAGACGCTCAAGCGATTCATTAGTAAATATATATGCCGGTTCAGTAGACCAAAAAGAATGCTTACCGGGTAGATGAAGCTCGAACGGAACTTCTCTACATTCCGGACAAAGTGCTTCAAGGGATTCGATATCTTCGGGGTATTGTTTGAGGTAGGCATTGACAACGAACTCAGTGAGGACCGATAATGAGTCTTTTTCAAAAGAGCCGCTGTTTACCGAGAGCGCTAATAGATCTTCCTCTGTTACGGTATAGCTTGTTGCAATATCGTTATGCCTCTGCATGATCATCATCACACGAAGCTTCAAGATAATCGATTTGTCCTGAAAGTATTGAGCAGTGATAAAAAGAGGAATAATATCACGCGGAGCGCCCATTTCCAAGTCTAGATCTTCTCCCTTTATTTTTTTCAATTCAATATAGATCTGAAAGTTTTCCATTGAAATCCCTAAAGGAAGCACAATCCTTTGATCACCGGCTCTCATCTCTGTTGAACATAGCACCCTGAAGTATTCAGAGTTGTGCATTTGGTGTGGATTAAGAAGCATTCCTTTGCCGGTTTCTTCTTCGATAACCATATAGAGAGAGGTTAGCCGAGCAAGTTTTTCAAAGCTGTCAAAGAGGTGGTGCATCCCATAGTCGGGATCATCTCTTATGAGAGTAGCTCCTTCTTTCACGGAATCAAAAAGCCGTCGGTATTCTTCGGATGGTCGGCCGATAAAGATTTCAGGAAAAGGTTCAATAATCAATTCATAAAAGGCCTGACGCAACAGCCTTTCGTTATCCATGAAGTGATTCTCTCCCCAACTAAGACTATAAGCGCTTGAAGTGCCTGAGAGCTCATGCACCTTTTTGAATAGGTCATTTTTGAGAAAAGTAGGAAGAGCATCAATGGTTTCGCGGGTGACGTATATATTGTTTTCGCAGATAAAAGAATCTTTTTCGAAAAGAAATGGCCGATGCGCCCATTCCCCATCCGTTCCGCTAAAAACCGGGTGCGCTGTAGTTGATATCGCTGATACCGCCATCTTAGTCTCCTTAATTAAGGCGGAAGTTATATCATGTTGCGCCATAAAACTGAATCAGTTTTATTAAGTCATAATTAAATGATTCATTTTTATTAAAATTTAACTCGACTTTGCTTTTTTTTTAACTCACGGTACAACACGCACCTAGGCGACTCTTGCAGTCAGTTCTCGTAGATTCGAGAACTGATTCAATTTCTTCATAAGCATCAATATCTAACATAATATCATCTAAACTTTTTTTTAGGCCGGTGAGTGGGCTACTTTTATGATAATCGATCCATGCAATTAAAATAGAGAGCTCGTAGACCCCATCTTCTCCCTCAATCAAAATAGGAATTCTTATGGCTTTCCCCGAAATGCCACACAGCCTTGCTCCCAATATCGGATGAGAAAACACCTCCGGAGTATCATCAAGTATTTGATACTCAAGAGGAAAGGATATATCATCCCCTCTAGTTGTTTTTATTCTAATTGTACTTGATTCAAACAGACTCCTAATCAGAAATAATATTCTGCTACCGGCCTCAACACTTTTTTTTGCGTTACAAATGATTCGCTCATGTTTAAAATCCGTGATGGTTAGACTTAATTGACCAATTGTGATTCCCATTGGAATTAAAAAAGATGAATTCAAAATGATATCAGTTACTTTTTTTCCGCTCTGATATTCTATAATAGATTCTGCAGTTTTTGAAGCAAACAATGACATATAATTGAAAATTCTAAATCCTTTTCCTTGCTCAAATTCCCGAGCTCTTGATGCTTCTTCTGCATTGCGTTTCTCAATAAGTCGAGCCAAATTTTCTCTATTTTTTTTCAAATTAACCACTGTTTGTGCCAATCCCAAATCCATATTATAAGCCTTAACATCCTGTGATAACATATCGATTTGATATTGAGTCATAATACAATAAGCTGCCCCTTTTGCTAACAAAACAGAATTAAAACAATTCAGGCTAGTCATTGCAATATCGCTCACTTTTCTTGCAGTGATCCCCTCACTATCGCGCACTCTTGAAATTAACTTTCCAAATGACCAACAAGCATTTATGCTCGAAGAAAAAAAATCTAAATAGTTAACAATTCTATCCCCGTTACTCCAAACCCAGTTTACACCACTTATAAGGGTACTTAAAGATCCAGCCATTTTTTATCCTCTTGTATACCGAAACAAATTGAAGAATTGGTTTTTATCTTCGCCGGCATCTTCGACTCATTTCGGTCTATGACGCATTTTTACGCCCGTATTCTATATGATTCCTAAACACCCCATTTCACTTTCGATACGGCATAATTGCTCTATATCTACCACTACATCATCTAAGCCTACAAACTCTCTAGTAAAAGGATTTGTTTCTCTAGAAAGAATCCAAACAACCAAGGTAGTTAATTCGTATCTTCTTTCAAGATCTTTTTCTCCTCGGATGAATACGGGGAAACGAATAGAACATAAAGTAATAACCCCAATTGATTCTTGAAATATAGGATTATATTCATGCTCTTCCGGGATCATTTCATATTCAAGTGGAAAGAGCCGGCTCTCTCCATTTGATTGATTTAATCTGACAGTATCTCGACTATGATCTGAAATCACATCCAATCGATTTAATCTACTTGCTCCGGAGTTTGCACTCGCCAATGCACCTAAATTGGCTATGACACTGAGTCCAATATCACCGGCTGTCCTTCTTTGTAACTCTCTTAGAACTGATAACCGACATTCGAGTGCAGAAAGGGTGAGCCCTACTCTAATTAAAAAACCAGGAGAAGAAATGGCATGAAGTACTGAGGTATCTCTAATAGCAATTTTATCAAATAACTTAGCACCGGCAGCAATAGTTCCTCCTATGATTGCAACTCTAGCATGTTCTTCCTGCTCCTCTAATGTATCTTTGATGGTTTGTTTTAATTCTTCAGCAGAATCGGCCTTTGAAAATCCAGATTTAAATGTTCGAATTTGATGTTCACAATACGCATAACTTGCACTTGAATAAGCTGCAATTGCATTTCCAAATGCATCTATCCCATACAAAGCTACTTCAGAATATTTTCTTGGATTCCAAGCCCCAGTACTATGAATCTTTTCTAATAATGCTCTTCCGGAGTCATACGCATTATACGAAGCTATACCTGCAGAAAGCCATCCCATCGATTCAATATAGTAGGAAATCCCAACAGAACTCGCCATTAATCACCGCCATTTTGTTAAGTTTTGATAAAAAAAATTACAATATTTTGTAAATCATTACAATATTTTTTATACCGGGAGCAAATTATTAGACTTATTTCTTGAAGGTCGCTATAATCTTATTCTATTCTTTAAATAAGGTGATCTCATGGATACGACCAGAGCCGGTCCTGATGCTAGTGACTTATGGGATCTTGGCATATGTATACAAACTGCGATGTGGCAACTACAGAGTCTATTTCCAACGACTGCGCAAAATCATTTTCAAAGAACTATTCTGACTAGAACTAGAGATGTTTATGAAAGTGTCATCGGCATTTTTGGCCGTGATTTTCGAAAATTTATGAATGTTTGTGTTGCTGATAACTTCGGTCTTTCAATTGGACTTACATGTCATTTTATTTTGATTATTAACGGCAGCAATAATCCAAACATGTTTATTTCTTATTCCTCACTTTTTCTAACTAATCTTGCCCTCATTCATTTGTTTAAAGACACCGTAATCTATAACTTATATAGAGCAGGCCAACATAGTGGAAACTCCTATATTTTATACTTATCAAGATCTATATTACCTTTATTACCAAGCGATAGATGGAGTAGTGAATTTGTAATTAGACACTAGAAAAATGAGTAGGATTTTGTGGACCTTGATTACAATATATAAAAAAAAGAGTCACAGCCAAAAACCAAATCCGTGGATTTTTAATAACCTCTATAACTCTTTTTCTTTGAAAGACTATTCCATCGATTAAATGAGTCACCATACCGACTGAACAAGAAAACATAATCACAGAATCATAGATTTTTCTCGAGTTCTCAAGAGAAGTGATTTTTTTGTCTAATCGGAAAATTTCAGAAGCGATTTTTTGCACGTTCCGATCCAAATCCGGAGGTGTTTTCATTTTCAAAATTAACATCGCCTTTTCAACAAT contains:
- a CDS encoding DEAD/DEAH box helicase; this encodes MDTPSSFESFNLHPSILERITDAGFTAPTPIQRDVMGPIIDGRDLIAKSQTGSGKTAAFALPSLNRLIENPDVKILVITPTRELALQVKEEIAFFAKNLRLLPTAVFGGESLTHQLKRLKQDNRVIVATPGRLLDLYRSNHLKTFNPSIVILDEADEMLNMGFLEDIQDIFSYIPEERQTLLFSATMPPEIRKLSKKLLNDPLSFDHQSKENTHTDIEQEYYLIKPEQRTLALIRIMQFLMPTKSIVFCNTKKQVDELSAKLIDLGMPTLRLHGDMQQKERQSVIKAFRENPQGCLIATDVAGRGINVPDVTHVFNFELPFSRESYTHRIGRTGRAGNKGMAITLITNREIGFLKKTVNAQDRHLEFAQLPQLDQIKAKQQHQILATIQEIEIHHEAKNLFNTLNDLMPLEELSLRLISKHIQGKDLSGQDELIDPKYASQDAKPNKRRDNRSFKNERTKRRRFSNSKR